The genomic region TGACTAATGCAACGATACTACCTTGAATCATGAACTCTCTCGAACGGAAATGTTACTTTTAAATAATTTGGACATTATACCAAGCAAAGAGTCAAAAAGATAAAAGCGCATCGACGTAGGCCGGACTTTTCAGACAGACGGCGAAAGCCGAAAACCGTCATTTTTCTTTTCGCGGTTAAGACAGATTTAATGACTTTCAATTCAAATGACATTGAATTCATAAGAAAATTTGAATCCCATACAAACTTCATAGCATCAGCGTCATCGTATGCAGAATGACCAAGCGGAGGTATCCCATGCAAAACAATACCTGGTATTCCGGGTTTGCAAAAACCGCAGCCCGTTTCTGTGGCCAGCCGCGCGTGTTTATCGTGGCCGTCGGCATTATTGCGGTTTGGGCAATTGTCGGACCCGTCTTTCACTTCAGCGACACCTGGCAACTGGTAGTCAATACCGGCACCACGATTGTCACGTTCCTGATGGTATTTTTAATCCAGAACACGCAAAACCGCGACACGGAAGCCATCCAGCTCAAGCTCGACGAGCTGATCCGGGCCACCAAAGGCGCTCATAATACGCTTCTGGGTCTGGAAGAACTGGCCGAGGACGAGATGGAAGCGTTTCGAAAAAAATATCGGGCGCTCGCCAGAGAAGCCAAAAAAGAACTGGATCAGGGATACCGCGATACCGGCACGCCGGAACCTTAAGCCGCGGATACTTTTCCGCATCGACAACGTTTTCAGACACTGTTCAAGGAGCATCGAATACAGCCATCGGCATGGCTCCCGGAGCCGGCCCGTCAACCGGTCGGATTCTCTCTTTCCTTCCTTGCTTCGATGATCGATTGTTGAAGTTCCCGAAGCATCGCCATCGTCTCCGCTTCAAACTCCAGGCTCAAAGCGTCGCCGATTTCATTCAGCAACTGCGAGTCGATCTCGTCCAGGCTAGTCAGCAGCACTTCTTCTCCATCTTCCGCAAAAGACGCTTTGATTTGCGTCACCATCTCCTCGACCGCCACTTTTTCGGGATCGGGCGATGACGGCATGTCGCCCAGTCGGTACATCCTGGGCGCCAGTTTATCGACCAGCGTTTCCCGATGCAGAGCCCGTTTGTGGAGACAGGATTTCAGTCGTTCATCGTGGCCGGCATCGGCGACCCAGTGATAATGTTCGATCGATTTGCGGCTTGAGTTGATCACCGTATCGAGCGCAACTTGTTTTTCAGTTCTCAGCATGGCCGGTTTTCTCCTGTTTGAAATAATGCTCGGGAACATACACCTGCAGACCGTTCGGCCGCAGTTCGAAACAGGCGGGCGTCTGCGAAATGAATTCCCCGTCCGCCCAGATGTCCAGAATCTTTGACGTATGGATCCGGATGCGCTCGCCGCTGCGCAGAAAAACTCCTTCGCGGCCTTGC from Methylosarcina fibrata AML-C10 harbors:
- a CDS encoding low affinity iron permease family protein, yielding MQNNTWYSGFAKTAARFCGQPRVFIVAVGIIAVWAIVGPVFHFSDTWQLVVNTGTTIVTFLMVFLIQNTQNRDTEAIQLKLDELIRATKGAHNTLLGLEELAEDEMEAFRKKYRALAREAKKELDQGYRDTGTPEP
- a CDS encoding DUF2383 domain-containing protein; the protein is MLRTEKQVALDTVINSSRKSIEHYHWVADAGHDERLKSCLHKRALHRETLVDKLAPRMYRLGDMPSSPDPEKVAVEEMVTQIKASFAEDGEEVLLTSLDEIDSQLLNEIGDALSLEFEAETMAMLRELQQSIIEARKERENPTG